From one Methanomassiliicoccales archaeon genomic stretch:
- a CDS encoding DUF169 domain-containing protein, with the protein MINDMWKGAFSSLKRMLNLANSPVGIKMLAEAKELIKFDNVKLLTKTAPCHMAAIARYYREQGIVGASSEGVRCVLGSSCTGLIKTPDRVLNGTLNLPFVRDINAAENLQKAIKMIGVHEKKYSAVLMAPLDLMPTDPDLIVIYATPAQVLRMIIGYAYWRGDAISTTMTGQGSLCAAIAKILDGQKVVIDIPCMGDRAYGLVREEEMLFAFSADITAEFLEGLRMTESTASHPFKPFLSWPVVLPPDFDVRANEVE; encoded by the coding sequence ATGATCAATGATATGTGGAAAGGCGCCTTCTCTTCGTTGAAAAGAATGCTTAATCTCGCGAATTCTCCTGTTGGCATCAAGATGCTCGCTGAAGCAAAGGAATTAATTAAATTCGACAATGTGAAACTTCTAACCAAGACAGCGCCCTGCCACATGGCCGCTATTGCCAGATACTATAGGGAGCAGGGGATTGTTGGTGCTTCCTCAGAAGGTGTAAGATGCGTTCTTGGTTCTTCGTGTACTGGTCTCATAAAGACACCTGACCGCGTTCTTAACGGGACTCTAAATTTGCCATTTGTTAGAGATATAAATGCGGCTGAAAATCTGCAAAAGGCTATCAAAATGATCGGAGTGCACGAGAAAAAATATAGCGCAGTTCTGATGGCACCACTGGATTTAATGCCAACCGATCCTGATCTCATTGTCATTTATGCAACTCCTGCACAGGTTTTGAGAATGATCATCGGTTATGCGTACTGGAGGGGAGATGCAATCTCAACGACCATGACAGGTCAAGGTAGTCTCTGTGCGGCAATCGCGAAGATTCTCGATGGCCAGAAGGTTGTCATCGACATCCCTTGTATGGGAGATAGAGCGTACGGACTCGTGAGAGAAGAAGAAATGCTATTTGCTTTTTCAGCTGATATAACGGCGGAATTCCTTGAAGGGCTCAGAATGACAGAATCAACCGCGTCACATCCATTCAAACCTTTTCTCAGCTGGCCTGTTGTATTGCCGCCAGATTTTGATGTCCGCGCGAACGAAGTCGAATAA
- a CDS encoding radical SAM protein has protein sequence MSELIGKTESLCPECLRTIPAEKIAEDDKVYLVKTCPDHGTFKVLIWRGVMDYKDLERYSCVKSKPERIAVKNSGTCPEVCGLCPDHIQHTCLVVLEVTNGCNLKCPICFASANERYRFHPSIEEIREMFQTVVDYVKHPIAVQISGGEPTIRDDLPDIVKMGKGMGVDYIEVNTNGVRLAEDLDYLRKIKEAGVDSLYFSFDGITGDVFVKTCGRDLLDTKLKALENCQKVGMGVTLVVVVSRNVNFHQIGDIIQFAKKWIPTVKGVHFQPLSYFGRYPSVPRDEDRVLLPDLLKAIEEQTKGELRADNFIPTSCANVHCDAKSMSILMEDGTLFPLTQRALGPPRETSQIAKKTRQEICDLWRYIEDSISSSNEGDLDGTWLGFIQRAKTHYLTVSTMPFQDVWNVETERLKNCCIHTVTPDGRLIPFCLFNINSVHGKTLYRHEIFSKYKKG, from the coding sequence ATGAGCGAACTAATTGGGAAAACAGAGAGCCTCTGCCCAGAATGTCTGAGGACGATACCCGCAGAGAAAATTGCTGAGGATGACAAAGTTTATCTAGTCAAGACATGCCCAGATCACGGAACTTTCAAAGTTCTTATCTGGCGTGGCGTTATGGACTACAAGGACCTTGAACGCTATTCGTGTGTAAAATCGAAGCCTGAGAGGATTGCAGTTAAGAATAGTGGCACATGTCCAGAAGTCTGCGGTCTGTGTCCAGATCATATCCAGCACACCTGTCTCGTTGTCCTTGAGGTCACCAACGGCTGTAACCTCAAGTGTCCGATCTGCTTTGCCAGTGCGAACGAGCGATACAGGTTCCATCCGTCGATTGAAGAAATCCGAGAGATGTTTCAGACGGTTGTTGATTATGTTAAGCATCCAATCGCCGTGCAGATCAGTGGCGGAGAGCCCACAATCAGGGATGATCTCCCTGATATAGTGAAAATGGGAAAGGGCATGGGCGTTGATTATATCGAAGTCAATACCAATGGCGTTCGGCTCGCAGAGGATCTGGACTACTTGAGGAAAATTAAGGAGGCTGGCGTAGACTCTCTCTATTTCTCGTTTGACGGCATCACCGGCGATGTCTTTGTGAAGACCTGCGGGAGAGACCTTCTTGACACGAAACTCAAAGCCCTCGAAAACTGTCAGAAGGTGGGTATGGGTGTCACCCTAGTGGTCGTCGTTTCGAGAAATGTGAATTTTCACCAGATCGGAGATATCATCCAGTTTGCCAAGAAATGGATACCGACCGTCAAAGGGGTCCATTTCCAACCGCTGAGTTATTTTGGTAGATACCCATCGGTACCAAGAGATGAGGATCGCGTACTCCTCCCAGACCTTCTCAAAGCGATCGAGGAGCAGACAAAGGGAGAACTAAGGGCTGATAATTTTATCCCCACTTCCTGCGCAAACGTGCACTGCGATGCGAAATCGATGTCGATTCTAATGGAAGATGGCACGCTGTTTCCACTGACCCAAAGAGCACTCGGTCCACCGCGTGAAACAAGCCAGATTGCGAAGAAGACAAGGCAGGAGATATGCGATCTCTGGCGGTACATCGAAGACTCGATCAGTAGCAGTAATGAGGGAGACCTTGACGGAACATGGCTCGGATTTATTCAGAGAGCGAAGACGCACTACCTTACCGTTTCGACGATGCCCTTCCAGGATGTCTGGAATGTGGAGACAGAGAGGCTTAAAAATTGTTGTATCCACACGGTAACCCCAGATGGTCGCTTGATCCCGTTCTGCCTCTTCAACATAAACAGCGTTCACGGAAAGACTTTGTACAGGCACGAGATATTTTCCAAATATAAGAAAGGTTAA